The Saccharothrix variisporea genome has a segment encoding these proteins:
- a CDS encoding RNA polymerase sigma factor, giving the protein MGEDNASLLSAAARGDQAAWNELVARYTPLLWSVARGFRLGTADCADVVQNTWLKLVEKLDTVTEPDRLAAWLATTARRECLQLLRRAERRRAADEEPPDVADDAPPLDDALLLAERDLALWRAVDRLPEACRRLIRLLMADPPPSYAEIARVLDIAVGSIGPSRGRCLDRLRKLAEEV; this is encoded by the coding sequence GTGGGCGAGGACAACGCATCGCTGCTCTCCGCCGCCGCCCGGGGTGACCAAGCGGCGTGGAACGAGCTGGTGGCTCGGTACACACCCCTGCTCTGGTCCGTTGCCCGCGGCTTCCGGCTCGGGACCGCCGACTGCGCCGACGTCGTCCAGAACACCTGGTTGAAGCTGGTCGAGAAGCTCGACACGGTCACCGAGCCCGACCGACTGGCCGCCTGGCTCGCCACCACCGCCCGGCGCGAGTGCCTCCAGCTGCTGCGCCGGGCCGAGCGGCGCAGGGCGGCCGACGAGGAGCCGCCCGACGTGGCCGACGACGCCCCGCCGCTGGACGACGCGTTGTTGCTGGCCGAACGGGACTTGGCGCTGTGGCGGGCGGTGGACCGGTTGCCGGAGGCGTGTCGGCGGTTGATCCGGCTCCTGATGGCCGACCCGCCACCCTCCTACGCCGAGATCGCCCGGGTCCTGGACATCGCGGTCGGCAGCATCGGGCCCTCGCGGGGTCGGTGCCTGGACCGGTTGCGCAAGCTCGCCGAGGAGGTGTGA
- a CDS encoding DeoR/GlpR family DNA-binding transcription regulator, with protein sequence MNRYERLNALLELLAERGKIEVDDIAEELAVSGATIRRDLDHLAEQQLLTRTRGGAVAHSVAYDLPLRYKTVRRAGEKQRIGRAAAEQVHRGAVVGMNGGTTTTEVARALMTSADVGGAEGDGVITVVTNALNIANELAVRPQVKLVVTGGVARPQSYELMSPLAGRILSGLSLDVTFLGVDAIDPDAGASAHHEGEADINRMLAERARRVVVVADSSKIGARAFASICPITQVHVLVTDTDAREEDVRRFRERGVEVVQV encoded by the coding sequence GTGAATCGGTACGAGCGGTTGAACGCGCTGCTGGAGCTGCTGGCCGAGCGCGGCAAGATCGAGGTCGACGACATCGCCGAGGAACTGGCGGTGTCCGGCGCGACGATCCGCCGCGACCTCGACCACCTGGCCGAGCAGCAACTGCTCACCCGGACGCGGGGCGGGGCCGTGGCGCACTCGGTCGCCTACGACCTGCCGTTGCGCTACAAGACCGTGCGCCGGGCCGGCGAGAAGCAACGCATCGGCCGCGCGGCGGCGGAACAGGTGCACCGCGGCGCGGTCGTCGGGATGAACGGCGGCACCACGACCACCGAGGTCGCGCGGGCGTTGATGACCAGTGCGGATGTCGGCGGGGCCGAGGGCGACGGCGTGATCACCGTCGTGACGAACGCGCTGAACATCGCCAACGAGTTGGCGGTGCGGCCGCAGGTGAAGCTCGTGGTGACCGGTGGTGTGGCGCGACCGCAGTCCTATGAGCTGATGTCGCCCCTGGCTGGGCGGATCTTGAGCGGGTTGAGCCTGGACGTGACGTTCCTGGGTGTCGACGCGATCGACCCCGACGCCGGTGCGTCCGCTCATCACGAGGGTGAGGCGGACATCAACCGGATGCTGGCGGAACGGGCGCGGCGGGTCGTGGTGGTGGCGGACTCGTCGAAGATCGGGGCGCGGGCGTTCGCGTCGATCTGCCCGATCACGCAGGTGCACGTGCTGGTGACGGACACCGACGCGCGGGAGGAGGACGTGCGCCGGTTCCGCGAGCGCGGGGTCGAGGTCGTGCAGGTCTGA
- a CDS encoding 1-phosphofructokinase family hexose kinase: MILTVTPNPALDVSYRVERLVPGTTHRVRSVRERAGGKGFNVSRVLHEMGIATLAVGPVGGVLGESLRADLVASELPHALLVVDAPTRMTVAVVDDEDATLFNEAGAALLDTEWDKLLDLVRGRLPEASALVCSGSLPQATPRDTCARVVAAARDAGVPVVVDTSGPALLAAAAAGADVLKPNAAELREVVDCADVVEGAERLRSLGAGAVVLSLGPEGMVAVTGEGRWRAVPPFPVRGNPTGAGDAAVAALANGLVEQSSWPMRLRAAVAWSAAAVAAPVAGSVDVPLLRKLHDQVRVETL; the protein is encoded by the coding sequence GTGATCCTCACCGTGACCCCGAACCCGGCGCTGGACGTCAGCTACCGGGTGGAGCGGCTCGTGCCGGGGACGACCCACCGGGTGCGGTCGGTGCGGGAACGGGCCGGCGGCAAGGGTTTCAACGTCAGCCGCGTGCTGCACGAGATGGGCATCGCGACGCTGGCCGTCGGGCCGGTGGGCGGGGTGCTGGGCGAGTCGCTGCGCGCGGACCTGGTGGCCTCCGAGTTGCCGCACGCGTTGCTGGTCGTGGACGCGCCGACGCGGATGACCGTGGCCGTGGTGGACGACGAGGACGCGACCCTGTTCAACGAGGCCGGCGCGGCGCTGCTGGACACCGAGTGGGACAAGCTGCTCGACCTGGTGCGGGGGCGGTTGCCCGAGGCGTCCGCGCTGGTGTGCTCGGGCAGCCTGCCCCAGGCGACGCCCCGGGACACGTGCGCGCGGGTCGTGGCGGCGGCTCGGGACGCGGGGGTGCCCGTCGTCGTGGACACCAGCGGGCCGGCTTTGCTGGCTGCCGCGGCGGCCGGGGCGGATGTGCTCAAGCCGAACGCGGCGGAGTTGCGCGAGGTCGTGGACTGCGCGGATGTCGTGGAGGGCGCGGAACGGCTGCGGTCGCTGGGTGCCGGGGCGGTGGTGTTGTCGTTGGGTCCGGAAGGGATGGTCGCGGTGACGGGGGAGGGCCGGTGGCGGGCCGTGCCGCCGTTCCCGGTGCGCGGCAACCCGACCGGAGCCGGGGACGCGGCCGTCGCGGCGCTGGCGAACGGGCTGGTCGAGCAGTCGTCGTGGCCGATGCGGTTGCGCGCGGCGGTCGCCTGGTCGGCTGCGGCGGTGGCGGCGCCGGTCGCGGGCAGCGTGGACGTGCCGTTGCTGCGCAAGCTGCACGACCAGGTGCGTGTCGAGACGCTGTGA
- a CDS encoding class II fructose-bisphosphate aldolase translates to MVLRPTAAIVSAAVAGGHGVGAFNVIQLEHASAIVAGAERAGTAVLLQISENCVRYHRSLAPLLEATLAVAAESAVPVAVHLDHIESVPLVREGALHRIGSVMFDASTAPYAENVVQTREVAEFCHARGIWVEAELGEVGGKDGVHAPGVRTDPGEAKEYVTATGVDALAVAVGSSHAMTTRDAALDYDLIAAIKSTVDVPLVLHGSSGVSDEGLRRAVAAGITKVNISTHLNKVFTDEVRDRLGDAKLVDTRKYLGPARDRMAGEVARLLGVLDAVPAGSVR, encoded by the coding sequence ATTGTGCTGAGGCCTACCGCCGCCATCGTGTCCGCCGCCGTCGCGGGCGGGCACGGAGTGGGCGCGTTCAACGTCATCCAGCTCGAACACGCGTCCGCGATCGTGGCCGGGGCCGAGCGCGCGGGCACCGCGGTGCTGTTGCAGATCAGCGAGAACTGCGTGCGCTACCACCGTTCCCTCGCGCCGCTGCTGGAGGCGACGCTGGCGGTGGCGGCGGAGTCGGCGGTGCCGGTGGCGGTGCACCTGGACCACATCGAGTCCGTGCCGCTGGTGCGGGAGGGGGCGTTGCACCGGATCGGGTCGGTGATGTTCGACGCCTCGACCGCGCCCTACGCCGAGAACGTCGTGCAGACCAGGGAGGTCGCCGAGTTCTGCCACGCCCGCGGCATCTGGGTGGAGGCCGAGCTGGGCGAGGTCGGCGGCAAGGACGGCGTGCACGCGCCCGGCGTGCGCACCGACCCCGGCGAGGCCAAGGAGTACGTGACCGCCACGGGCGTGGACGCGCTGGCCGTCGCGGTCGGCAGCTCGCACGCGATGACCACGCGGGACGCGGCCCTGGACTACGACCTCATCGCCGCGATCAAGTCCACTGTGGACGTCCCGCTGGTGCTGCACGGTTCCTCCGGCGTGTCGGACGAGGGCCTGCGGCGCGCGGTGGCGGCGGGCATCACGAAGGTGAACATCTCCACGCACCTCAACAAGGTCTTCACCGACGAGGTCCGCGACCGGCTCGGCGACGCCAAGCTGGTGGACACGCGCAAGTACCTCGGTCCGGCGCGGGACCGGATGGCGGGCGAGGTGGCGCGGCTGCTGGGCGTGCTGGACGCGGTGCCCGCCGGGAGCGTCCGGTGA
- a CDS encoding ROK family protein yields the protein MELVVGVDVGGTATKAVLVDGDRVLAQATAPTPRPGPDVVAGVLDVVAGLVGELDPERAARVGVVVPGIVDDARGVAVWSENLGWRDVPFAALLADRLGRVTAFGHDVRAGGLAESAFGGGRGVRDSLFLPIGTGIAAALVLGGRVHDAGGYAGEIGHVDVGHDEPCACGRTGCLEAIASASAIARRYTARTGTPAEAADVARLVARDDADAVRVWDDAVQGLAHALAWTASVLAPEVVVVGGGLSAAGDVLLRPLTEALRERLTFQRRPRLVAAELGGLAGCRGAALLAAKRSALC from the coding sequence GTGGAGCTGGTGGTCGGGGTCGACGTGGGCGGTACGGCCACCAAGGCCGTGCTCGTCGACGGCGATCGGGTCCTCGCGCAGGCCACCGCGCCCACACCCCGCCCTGGGCCGGACGTCGTGGCCGGCGTGCTCGACGTCGTGGCCGGGCTGGTCGGCGAGCTGGACCCGGAGCGGGCGGCGCGCGTCGGCGTGGTCGTGCCCGGGATCGTGGACGACGCGCGCGGTGTGGCGGTGTGGTCGGAGAACCTCGGGTGGCGGGACGTGCCGTTCGCCGCCCTGCTCGCCGACCGGCTCGGCCGGGTGACCGCGTTCGGGCACGACGTGCGCGCGGGCGGGCTGGCGGAGTCCGCGTTCGGCGGCGGGCGCGGGGTGCGGGACTCGCTGTTCCTGCCGATCGGGACCGGTATCGCGGCGGCGCTCGTGCTGGGCGGGCGCGTGCACGACGCCGGCGGGTACGCCGGGGAGATCGGGCACGTCGACGTGGGCCACGACGAGCCGTGCGCGTGCGGGCGGACGGGGTGCCTGGAGGCGATCGCCTCGGCGTCCGCGATCGCCCGCCGCTACACCGCCCGCACCGGCACACCCGCCGAAGCCGCGGACGTGGCACGGCTGGTCGCTCGCGACGACGCCGACGCCGTGCGCGTGTGGGACGACGCTGTGCAAGGCCTTGCGCACGCGCTGGCCTGGACGGCGAGCGTGCTCGCGCCGGAGGTGGTGGTCGTCGGCGGCGGGCTGTCCGCGGCGGGCGACGTGCTGCTGCGGCCCCTGACCGAGGCGCTGCGCGAGCGCCTGACCTTCCAACGCCGGCCGCGCCTGGTGGCGGCCGAACTCGGCGGGCTGGCCGGCTGCCGTGGCGCGGCCCTGCTCGCGGCCAAGAGGAGTGCATTGTGCTGA